TCATTGACTGGAacaggaggagaaaaaagatggttcactgaaaagaaaaaaaaacactttcggtATTTCCTTTATGTGTTGTATGTAAAAATTTTGCGATATTTGGCCTTTGGGTGAAATTTCTGGATGAGCCCAAAATGAACTACAGCAAATTGCCCCTATATGTTTAGAATTGCGTATTGATGACAATAGATGATACCATATCAACTACTTTTATATTCGCAGAAGCTCCTTCCTTCACTTCAAAAAGTATAAAAGCAGCAAAAGtagtttttcagtgaataatggtaataataataataataattggttctctaaattgtcactaggtgtaattgtgagcacggttgtttgtctatgtgtgccctgtgattggctggcaaccagttcaggatgttccCCGCCTGCCGcacgaagtcagctgggattggctccagcatgcccgcaacccttgtgaggttaagcgaattagaaaatggatgaatggataggttaaaaaaacatctgtgaATAAGCGAACACACATAAAACGTCGCCAGTCCACACAAGTGTATTACTTTTGGTACAGCAGCTTGCAGTACCACCCCATGAACAGGAAGTGGCGCTGTGTTAAGCATGGACACCACCATGACCAACACATCAGGCCTGCCAGGGGGAGAATCGGAAGCAAAATTGAGCAGAACCCGAACACCGTCCTTGTCGTAGGCAGTCACCGGCAGCACTTTACCTACAATAAGAAGGACATGTTAGCCAGCAGATATGACAAACAGCGAATGAGATGCAAAAATCGTTAGGGAAACTACATGGCAATTCACGTCAATTTTCCCAAAGGGAATGTGAACTTGAGTATTGTTTGGAAAAACTATTTAAGTGTAATCCTCACTGGGTCTGATGGAGTCCAGAGGAACATGCACATTGCTTAGGGACATCTGCGCAGTTCTGGCGGGGCTTCCCTGGACGGCAGGGTGGGCCGGGGACAGGGAGCGGAAGAGCGGGCTATCCGGGACGGAGGCCAGGTTCTGGGCTTTGGCGTGGCTCAGGGCAGGAGAGACGGGCAGAGCACCCTGGATAAAAGATGCTGGAGAGGGGGAGCTCGACCCGGCCGTGGGAGGAGGAACCACTGTGGGTCCCCCAAAACTTCCCATTGGTGTGCCACTGGAAAATGTGGAAAGTCACACGATATATTCAACACTTAAATTCCAATGCATGGTCGAATCCGTATTGCACAAGGTTTTATAGGTCGATCTTAAAAATCTTAAAATTAATTATAACACTTAAAtcagtaaatacattttttaaatccgtgtcaaaaatacattttggtacccataaagccatctcttcatcaaaatttgctgttgaccagtgttatttaCTATTTTACTCTACAAAGTTAAAGTTGCAATATTAGCAGAATTAAAATAGAAATATTACCCAAAATTCTTTAAATACTTTAGGActtaatgttaaaaataaaaaagtgtcgTTTTTCAGAGAATAATGTTGTCATCAAACAAGTGACAAAAGTTaatttccaaaagaaaaaaaaaacagttaatgtGCTCTGGATGaaatagacaaaaataaaaagttggagttttttttttttaaatttgaggaGTTTTAAAAACAAGCAGTACTTCTTTGTATGGCACCTCTTATGATTGGGGAAGCCCATGAGAGCCAGGTCTTGAAGGTTCTGGAGTGAGGGAACGTCAGCTTCTGCTGGGGGCAAGAATGCCGCCGGACCGCCAAACAAATCTGTACTTGTCGCAGGGGCCTGAAGACAGGTAAAAGCCTCTGAGCATTCGTTCTGCATCATTTTTTCCTTACTAGGAAGACAAGTCAGCGCGCTAGTACAACAACCATGTCTTACTCGTCAAAAGGTTTGTTGCATGAAACAAGCCGAGCTAAGTATTTCTAGGGCAGCACAGTCACTGACGAGTAAGCTAATTGGACACTGGAAGGGCCAAACTGACACTAGTAGTGGTGAACAAATGTTCAGAGTGAATTGTAATGGGAATTAGACATCGAATTGATTGTGCTGACCTTCACCACCTCCCAACAAGATTAAATGAGAGCTCAAAACCCgcgggaggttggggggggggggcgtctcccttgacagatctgtgaacggtgtctctccatgtttttttcaaataaatctcatctttttttaatcatacttGTTGTCTTGGCTTCCCTGTACAAGACAATTTGGCACCCCAGATGGTACCTCGAGTGGTTGCTTGAGGGGGAGACGGACGAGAATTGGACTGCGCAAccttcttcacaaaaaaaaaaaaaagacaaagaactcTGTCCTTGTCCGTGTCCCCGTCAAGCACTCAAGGTCCCATCTGGGGTGCCAaattgtcttgtccagggaagcCCGGTTGTTTAACTAGTACgctgacaagtgaggacaaagagtagACTAGTACAGGAGCACCATCATCTCCTATTGTGTGCTTAAGCTAACCAGAGTATTTGTGACTCATCAAGATATTGTACCTGCAAGGAACTCCACTGATTGGATGCCTTGTTTGGATTTGCTTTGGACTGGTTGCTCAGTAATGCGGGGTGGTCATCAGTTAGTCCTGTGGGATGTACAAAatgcttttattaaaaaaaatgctttgtacTTAAGGGACGTACAGTATTTGACTGAGTACCTAATGACAGCAGCTCATGATCAAGAAGCGAGAGTGCGTCGCAGGCTGTGTCAGGCGGAGGGTGACCCGGGCTGCCTCCCAGAGCGGCCAGCGGGCCCGGCGGCTGATTGGGAGGCGGCGGCAGGGCGGGGACGGATGAGTGGCCCAAGATGTCGGAGAGAGCGCCCGATAGCGGGACGGGGGCCGGTGCCGCTGCCGGTCCAGGAGGACTCGGCGGGTCCGTGACGGTCAAGTCGATGAGTGTGTCAGTTGTCTCTGGGAGATCTGGGGGACAAACACTGCAAGATGTGGATGGCTTGaggtgcaggtgtgtgtgtttttgttgcctATGGTCctagtttgtgtgtgcgcacaccttGTGTTTTTTACACGTGGGTGTGTTGTTTGTTGATTATCATTTGTGTGTTTAgtgtatgtttgcgtgtgtcATTTGtatggcacaggtgtcaaagtcaaggcccgggggccatatctggcccacgaaagcaaatcaagcatgtcaagttccatgatgctcgcCCAAAATCtgaacccaaatttcaaattgtcacatgtagtccacaataacagtcatcattcttgacttctgattttaaaactagttatccatccatttgtcaTGCACTGTGTacgtaatatgtggaggtgattaaacatttacatggtttcccaaaattcgtaACGACCTAAGGACCAAGGGAaactaactacaatgtggcccgcgacaaaaatgagtttgacacccttgattGACGGCGTTAACTTGTATCACGTTATCCCGCTATCTTTCAGGGTTGCTACGCAAGCTCGTTGCCGTGCATCTTTGTGGTTTTCCTGTGCTTTAGACACATAGATGCAAAAACAGGATGAGCTGCAAACAGATGTCAAGACGGACGCACCCTCCCCATCTGACGCTCATGTTTTTCCAACGGTCGAATGTGTATGACCGATGACAATTCAGTATTGCATAATGTAACCATATTTTTGTTTAAGTTTGTTTTACACTTTGatatgtagttaaaaaaaattgtattggtTGGGCAGCCACTCCATCACAGATCTGTAAATGGTATTTCTCCATGTGTGAGATTTTGCACTACTGTTTTTACAGTACTCACAGATACTGTAACTGaaataaatgtgtatatatatatattttttgtgtgtattagtgtgtgtgtgtatgtttgcgcTGAATTATCTGACCGCTGCGTGTGTGTCCACGAGGCTCCTGGCCGTCTCCGTTGACAGCCAACCCCTCCACTATTTTCTTGTAGGAGTTGATGACTCTGGAAAGGTCGTCACTAGCCTGCAGGATGTCACCTGAGCATaataagccattcattcatttttcgttAAGAATTTATCGATTATGTGGAATTGATGATTGGTTCATAACGTGGAGCGCAACACTTGACTGAGTCTCAACTCGATTTCTGCACTTTCATCagattcaaaaaatatatacatatagtcAAACCTAAACTGGTGTCGTTGTCCTCTGCCTCAGTGGCCATTTTGAAAGCGGCCCGTCTCAGCTGATCACAGCGCTCGCACAGTTCCTAAGGCAGCGAAGaacgatttttttccccccagcgaCGCTTTTCGGTGTAACTGTGACACATTTGCTTCAAAACACCAACCTTCATAATCTCCTTGTCGGACTCCGACGAGGTGTCTTTGTCGTAGTGGGAGAGCATCTCGGTCAAGAGCTTGACGTTGATGTTGACCTCCTCCAGCGTGTTGTTGCGCTTTGACACCTTCTGCACGCGCACCTCgtcctggggggaggggggggggataaataaaATGCTCACCACCCTGCCTGGTAACAAAACATTGTTTCTCAACCTTTATTCATCCAAGGCAACTTGATTATTAAACCCCcccggcacaccaccaaacaaaaatgtcacaataagcACGAATAGTGAAATAATAGTGAGGATAATGTGGAATCAATTAGCTTTGTGAAATGACTAGGGAAGTCTCTCACCTCTTTCACCATATTTTTGATTAACCTGTTGGCTTCCTGGAGGTCTTCGGGGTTTTTGCTGCGGAGAAGCTCAGCAAGGAGCTGCGGACATTGCATTCAAGCAAACACAAAGAAGGCTTGTTTGGAAATACATCCGTGTGCGACAACTACATCGTACTCACTCCACCACCAACACTGTCCAAAAACCcgaatgacaccccccccccccccaaaaaaaaaccttgcagaCCTTCCCCATGTCCTCGTTGTCGAACACTGGATGTTTCGGCCGTGTGGGCGGAGAGGGAATCAAAGTCCGGTCCGGCGGCAACTCTGGATCTCGGGTCACCAGCCCTGTGGGAAGAGTGTTGGCATAAACAAAGACAGGACGAGATCCAAAATCGTGCCAAAGCAAACCTTGTCTTCTCAATGTTTGGTAGGCTTCATTTATCTTGGGCTCAGTGAGGAAGGCGACGGTCCAGCTGTACAGCATTTCGACAATCTTTCTTTTCACCTTCTCAGGTGCACTGTCGCCCATGTACTGCAAATCGACAAAATGGAGCACACAATTagccattgtttatttttttgtcataggTTTTGACAGGTGTATCAGGATTTTGAGTTGCAGCATAATTAAGAAGAGGCAGTGAAGAGGCAGTGAAGATGCCCAACGAAGCGCTATTGATCATCCCCGTTCCTAAACAGTAGAGAGAATATCTGTGAGTACTGCACTGTTTGTTAGAGTATCAGTTGTTTGAAGGTTACTTGAGCATTGAGGCAAATGTCggttagcccatctatggcgtTTCACATTATACAGCTGCGGAAAAATTAAGACGAAAAAGCCAAATGATGAGTTTCTCtgattttgacatttgtttttctttcattctttacTGACAACATCACTCCCaatagaggtaagatcgggcagCCCAATCCAGAGCCCGACCCGGGTCAggcctaaaatgtcaatcattgcttcgggttCGAGTCGGGACGGGCTTGGCTTCTCtctcactgacttttttttaataaatatatgtTTAGTGCGCTGAGGCGTTTTgaggccgtgaatagttttggccacagGAGACCGTggttcccagaaaaaaaacagaagtcgcctcatcacaacacgtactgtactcttgcaatgacaattcaaagaactccttcctgttTCTATTATCCACCCGTCTTTGGTCTTCTTTGTCTCTCTTGTTCTCTCTCTAAAAGTGACGCGCTAGATTCTTACGGacgtactgctgctgtggttaatggcccaattttcaacccgttaAAAAGACGGACAGCCTTACATTTTCCCGTcaacacttgaaaaaaaatctgtcaatgatggaaaattgtcggttaatgtaccctctgcagaaacagaaatataaaagatgtaaatgtttttacagtcttgtttaactttgatttcgttacaaaagacgggctttaatttgttatcataaatcacccctcctcTCGAGTCCTATGAAATTTCTAACTATGAAATaactgcaaatcaagttaattggtcgggctcgggccgggtcgggctttaatacccgcgggccgtgttgggCTTGATTTTATAGGCTCGATCTTACCTCTAACTCCCGAttacaaatacagtcaaacctcgctTTTCTAACCAAATCGGATTTCGACCAGGAAATTCGAGATTTTTACGCCtcagattacgaccgaaaactggttttcgaccaaactgagcataCCCAAATACGCCTTTCAACTCCTCTCGTCTTCCTTcaacgttcattgtgagcagacgtgctTGTtctgatttacgcaaatctgactctttttatgttatttctgcatagtgtattaaaccctcaaataaataataaattgtgAAAAACTTTACGTCTTCTCTTTCTCTGGTCTCTTCATTTTTCCCCTAGAGTTGCATGTGAGCATTAAGCTTGCTGACTTTGGTTAGATGAATTGATTTGGGTTGGCGAAACGTTATTGTATTGAAATATACAATGTGTAATGCTCTTTTATTTCGTGTGTCAGTTTTATGTTAAACTTTATGCCGGAAGTGACAAAGAGCTCGAAGTGAGTAGGCTTTGTCTCATATTTGGAGAGCTGTGCAGGCAAGCCATCTTTTCATTTCCTTAAAGTGAATTAATACGACAGTCTACTGTTTCTTGACAGAGTGTGAGAAAAGGCGCGAAGGAAAACTCCTTAATGTGTTGAAATAGGTTTAGATGTGTTTGAACTGTATGGGAGGGGTAATACTACTaaacacattttatgtttttgttcaatggtccctttatttattatttatttccgctTCGCGCTCTCAGGACCGGATTGGATTATCCGAGATAAACGGAGGGCACCGTACGGCACTTAAGACAACTTACCTTTGGAGACACAACTTTAATTAGCTCGTTTAAAAATCGGTATTTCCCAACTTCGTTATGAAACCTGCTCCCGCAGTTCTTCATGCACGCCTCTAACACCTACGTACACAATCAATAAATTCACACAGATCAAGTTGCTTCTGCTacaatgaagattttttttctttcttcttactgtaAGTGCCTGAAGAGCTTCCCATTCTTGTGGTGAGTGGATCTTATGGACCAGTAGTGGGATTGCAATTTGGGGGCTGCAAGAGGAATTTCCAAATTATATATTTTCCCCTAAGGGatgttgataataataataataataataatgacgtgttgtaaatacaaaacaaacccTTCCAGTTCTTTGTTGACTTGGTCACAGAAGCCAATGATATACTCCCAGTCCTCTTGTCTGTTTGTTGGATGGGTGGCTTTATCTGAGACACACGTACATTTTCACACAATTACATATTGATCATCAGTCCAACCACACCATTCAAATCTTGTGTCAATTCAACAGACTTAACACACTGAAAAGACACTACATTTTAAGACCTCCACCCAGATGACTGAAATGATGTACATATCGACCAGTCACGACCACAACGCCGTCGAAAGTGCCGGAAAGCAGTGCTGACAACTACTGTATGAAATAACTGACTGTGTCTTAACGCTGGCATTGGAAATTGCACGACTACGGGTGTCTTTTAATTGATAAATTTGCAAAAATCACTCACTGAGCCAGGATTCAAGCGACTCTCCTTCCTGATACGCCATCGTAATCAAAACATCGCGAGATGTCACGAGCGTGTAAACGAGAGTCGAGTAAAATGCCATTGTTAATACcatacaaagcaaaaaaaacaacatactgttaaatacaaattaaaatacagtattgtttAATTTGTATTCATATTGAAATTTAGAAagatatatgtttttttttttgagaaggcAGCTGCACGAGCTACTAAACTGAGTGTTGTCGGGGTACTGACATTTTCAACATGGCGACTTCCATTTCTGGACTTTTAAAACCTTGGACACCCAGGTAATGTCGCATTTTATAACTATAAAGGATATAAGTAATGAATGAAGCATTAAGTTTTTACATCCATCCACTATCAAGGACAGCTACATGGACAGAGTAGAGAAATTCCGTTGCATCGTTAAATTCCTGTTCAAGGTAGACTGGGTTtatgccagattttttttttgtacctgtaattgcgttttttttctttcctcgcaTACATTTGTATATTTGTTTGAACATGACCACTATATGTTAAGTCCAATAATATCTTGAACTTCACGTTTATGCTGATAGTCTTTTACTCTCCCCATCATTACACATACGAATTTACAGTATTATTAACCTGATGATGATACCAATAGACTTCATATAACTAAAATGCATTACAAATTGTTATAACTGTCTGATAAGATGactatgaatgaatgttttgtgtttCCAGGGTCTTGGCGATGCGATGGAGCAGATACAATCCATACTATCTGGAGCCAGAGGTGAGGAAAGAGGTTTATGACAAACCAGAGACGGAACTCAGCGATGAGGAGAAGGAAGAGAAGTCGCTGAAGGCTCTCAGGCCCATCAAGGCGGCCAAGAACAGCGTCACCAGCTCAGTTTTCCATGATCCTGTCATCAGGTATCTCAAATACATCCTAGAATGTTTCAATAACCAGAGATGGCAAAACTACTTCAGTAAAAGTGCAAatgtttttgcttgttttgtttgacttgaTGGAGACACAAACTAAAAAGTCATTGGTAAAGCAATTACTTTAGAATGgatacctaaaaaaaattactgaAGTACAATAATTATGTTTTTAAACTTGGCTACTTCCC
This region of Hippocampus zosterae strain Florida chromosome 17, ASM2543408v3, whole genome shotgun sequence genomic DNA includes:
- the gga3b gene encoding ADP-ribosylation factor-binding protein GGA3 codes for the protein MLFFLLCMVLTMAFYSTLVYTLVTSRDVLITMAYQEGESLESWLNKATHPTNRQEDWEYIIGFCDQVNKELEGPQIAIPLLVHKIHSPQEWEALQALTVLEACMKNCGSRFHNEVGKYRFLNELIKVVSPKYMGDSAPEKVKRKIVEMLYSWTVAFLTEPKINEAYQTLRRQGLVTRDPELPPDRTLIPSPPTRPKHPVFDNEDMGKLLAELLRSKNPEDLQEANRLIKNMVKEDEVRVQKVSKRNNTLEEVNINVKLLTEMLSHYDKDTSSESDKEIMKELCERCDQLRRAAFKMATEAEDNDTSLGDILQASDDLSRVINSYKKIVEGLAVNGDGQEPRGHTRSDLPETTDTLIDLTVTDPPSPPGPAAAPAPVPLSGALSDILGHSSVPALPPPPNQPPGPLAALGGSPGHPPPDTACDALSLLDHELLSLGLTDDHPALLSNQSKANPNKASNQWSSLQAPATSTDLFGGPAAFLPPAEADVPSLQNLQDLALMGFPNHKSGTPMGSFGGPTVVPPPTAGSSSPSPASFIQGALPVSPALSHAKAQNLASVPDSPLFRSLSPAHPAVQGSPARTAQMSLSNVHVPLDSIRPSKVLPVTAYDKDGVRVLLNFASDSPPGRPDVLVMVVSMLNTAPLPVHGVVLQAAVPKSMKVKLQPPSGTELAAFNPILPPVSITQIMLLANPTREKVRLRYKLAFTLGDVLCNEVGEVDQFPPPEAWGHL